From Salinirubellus salinus, the proteins below share one genomic window:
- a CDS encoding CPBP family intramembrane glutamic endopeptidase: MSSDRPTHDTTRSEGSPRRERSAPWYVAGAFALTVAGIVASILLSVPAFFVGIDTLVGFTLSIVLGEAGYALVAVAFVVLTGRGLSSFGLGLPPSWGLVALVTVGVFVFRTAVVVGAVVVGVEPSPPSITGVDLPLETMLAVLVPASLLVVGPAEELLFRGTVQPYLRERFSPNAAIVGAGVLFAAIHVFALIVASPASAAVSLGVILVVGLAMGWLYERTGSVLAPMVAHGGYNALIFGSAYFLTRLV, encoded by the coding sequence ATGTCGAGTGACCGCCCGACCCACGACACGACCCGCTCGGAAGGGTCCCCCAGGCGCGAACGGTCCGCTCCCTGGTACGTGGCCGGCGCGTTCGCCCTCACGGTCGCCGGTATCGTCGCCTCGATACTGCTCTCCGTCCCCGCGTTCTTCGTGGGTATCGACACGCTCGTCGGGTTCACGCTCTCTATCGTCCTCGGAGAGGCTGGCTACGCGCTCGTCGCCGTCGCGTTCGTCGTCCTCACCGGCCGAGGGCTGTCGTCGTTCGGCCTCGGCCTGCCACCCTCGTGGGGGCTGGTCGCGCTGGTGACCGTGGGCGTCTTCGTGTTCCGGACCGCCGTGGTGGTCGGCGCCGTCGTGGTGGGTGTCGAGCCGTCACCGCCCTCCATCACCGGTGTCGACCTGCCCCTCGAGACGATGCTCGCGGTGCTGGTCCCGGCGTCGCTGCTCGTCGTCGGCCCCGCCGAGGAACTCCTCTTTCGCGGGACGGTCCAGCCGTACCTGCGCGAGCGGTTCTCACCGAACGCGGCCATCGTCGGCGCGGGCGTGCTGTTCGCGGCCATCCACGTGTTCGCGCTGATCGTCGCGAGTCCCGCCAGCGCCGCCGTCTCGCTGGGTGTCATCCTCGTCGTCGGGCTGGCGATGGGGTGGCTCTACGAACGGACTGGCTCCGTCCTCGCCCCGATGGTGGCGCACGGCGGCTACAACGCGCTCATCTTCGGGAGCGCGTACTTCCTGACGCGACTGGTCTGA
- a CDS encoding C2H2-type zinc finger protein: MARREEVTEERPFECELCDDRFATREELQDHVWEYHEMDGDVPP; encoded by the coding sequence ATGGCTCGACGTGAGGAGGTCACGGAGGAACGGCCGTTCGAGTGCGAGCTGTGTGACGACCGGTTCGCGACGCGCGAGGAACTGCAGGACCACGTCTGGGAGTACCACGAGATGGACGGGGACGTGCCGCCGTAG